The Thermoplasmatales archaeon nucleotide sequence TCAGTTTCAACTATTTCTAATCTAAAAAATTTTTCCAATCTTTTTCCGTATTCTTCAACAGCTTCCACATAAAATTTCTCCTTTAGCTTACCTAAGCATACTATTTTAATCATAAAATAGTAATAATCGGCAAAAAATAAACTTTTATGCTAATTTTTATTAACAAGAAAATATATTTTTGTTGTGAAAAAAGAAATAATCATCATAGCGATTCTCTTATTATCCTTTTTCTCACTTAATACAAAAGCAAAATATTTTGAAGAATTAAAAATTGATGCACCAGATGATTATAAATATCAGCCAATTGACATAAGAATTGAATTCAAAAATCCTTGCATCGCAATAAATGAAAAAAAGCACTCAATAAAGGTTTTTTACAATGGTAATGAAATAGAGAGCCAAACTCACAGTATGGAAAGGGTGGATGAAAATTATATAAGAGCTTGCAATATTGTTTTCCTTTATCAGGGAAAGGGTAAATATGTGGTAGAATATGGAGAAAATGTTTTTGATGTGAATTATCCAAAGCGTGTTGAAGTCAAAGATTCTTTCTATTATTTTGAGCCCATACCAAATTATTATGCAAGGATTAATTATTATGAGATTATTGAGGAAAATAAGCCAGTATTTGGAATATGCCAGGAAGGGAGCATAATAGGAATGGAAATGAGCAATAAAGTTATAAAAGTTAGGGACGGGGCAAATAAGTTTGAGATGAAAAATTGGGAACAACTTTTTTCATTTGCCTTTTTTTATGAAGAGAAGAGAGAAGTAGGTAGTGATGAAAAACTCTTAGCAAAAGAAATTATAGTGGATGGAAATCTTATGGCTAAAATTGCGATAGAAAGCTCTTCCTATGATGGAAATATAAGGACAAAGGCAATATATACATATTATTTTTCTCCAATAAATGAAAAAAGAATTTTTATTCAGCTTAGACATGAATGTATAGAGGAATGCAAGATAAAAGAAGGCTCCGAAACTAATGGAATATATGCATATATTCTTTTTGTTAAATCAAGAAGTAAAACAATAGAGGAATTAAATATGGGAGAAATTCTCCCATATATTCATTTAAATGGTAAGAATGGCATTGAAGAATATGAAATAGAAACAAATCCGAGCAGTAAAGATTACAAATGGCTCCTTTCATCTAAAGATAACATAATTCTAGGCGATCCTTCATGGGTCTTTATGGATGACAAGTCAAAAGCATATGGCTTTATATTTTCGCCCGGCAATTATATGGTTAAAGCGGGAGTTAAAGAAGAAGTAAAGATTCCAGGGATTGAGGTGGACGGCGGAGGGGTAAGTATAGGAAGAAGAGAAAAAGATGACATTGAAAGAGGAGTTATTTATAATGGGACAGTTGAGTTTTTTTATGGGAAATATGAAAACATAATCAGGGAAGCAAATTCTTTTTCAATTTTTAGTAAATACAGAAATTTTTATGAAAGCGAGATATATGGGGGAAAAGAGAAATTATACAATGTTACAATAATTTCACATTTTCGTCACTCTCCTCCTTTTTATCCCTATATTTCAGCCTTATTTGGCATCAATTTTTCTCATCTTGAAGTAGAAATATGGAATAAAACAACAATTGCAAAAAGCAAAATAAATTTTAGAAAAGCATCCTTTTCTCTTCCACCAGCGAGTTATGTTGCAAAAATTCACTCTGTTTCAAAGGAAAGAAAATTAATTGGGTATAAGATTTTTTCATTGAATGGAGACGAAAAAATTCATGTTTTCTGCTCAATTCCAGGGGAAGTTGAAATTAAATCAAAAGAAGGAGCAAAAATAAAAATCTTTGATAGGAATGGAAATTTAATAGAAGAAACCAATGGAAATAAAAAAATATTTCTTCCAATACTAAACAAATATAAAATTCAAGTTTTATACAAGGGATTTTTAGTAAAAGAAGAGGACTTCTTTCTTTTTTACAGATTTAGGAGGAATTATGAAATAAATACATACAATGCAAAATTTATTGTTAAGGATACTCTTTCGCTTCCTTGCGGGATATCTTTAAGTCCTTTTTTGACAAGTGATGAGATGAGCGAAAAAACTTATATAGAAAGCAAGAGAGAAGGAAACTTTTATATTTTTGATGATTTGCCAGGTGGAAATTATGATTTTGTGATAAATTACAAAAATTTTGCAATTAAAAAATCGGTTAAAATATCTTCCAATGAAACCTTTACAGTTTTATTTCCGTTAGAATATAAGATAGAAGTGAAAGTTTATGATAGAAGGGGCTTCCCAATAAATGCAAAAATATTTTATGAAAGAGAAGGCAAAGAATTTTCTCAAAATTTCTTACCACCTGCCCATTATACCATAAAAGTTTATGGCAAAAAAAATCTGATCGCAAAAAAGGATATTTTTCTAAACACTGAAGATGAATTTAAAATAGTTACGAATAAACCATCCGTATTTCCATATATTCCATTTGTTTCAATTTCCGCAATTTTCTTATATAAAAGAAGATTTAATTTTTCTACCGTGATTGCAATGCTTATATCTTTATCCCTTGCTTTTTCATGGTGGCATTCTTCAGAAACAACCCTTTATATTTTTCCAATTGAAATGATAGAATATAATGAGCATTATGGGGAATTTATCCAGTTGCCCCCAATTTTTTTAAAAATTCTAGTTTTCTCTCTTTCACTAATAATTTCCTCATTTTTCCTCCTATTTTTAAGAAAATTTGTTTTTTCTTCTATAGCTATTTTTTCTTCCATTCTTACCTATTCTATTGCAATATGGAGATTTTCAAATTTTTTAAAATTAAAAGAAGGTGTTTTTGGAATAGGCTTTTATTTAACTTTTGCATCACTTATGTTGGTTGTTGGAAAGGTGATTGTAGATGAATTTAGAAGAAGAAGTTAAGTATGCGGGAGATATGGTGCATAGGTTAAAGAAGGATAATATTGTAAGGATAATCGGGCATGTTGATGCGGATGGAATATCTTCCGCATCTATAGTTGCCATTTCGCTGGCCAGATTAGGATATAAATTTCACATATCTATAAAAAGGACTTCTCCAAACCTCATAGATGAGATATCAAAAGGAGAAAATGCCCTGACAATATTTGTTGATATAGGCACAAGCTATTTAAAAGAAATGAATAAAATTAAGGGGGATGTGATAGTACTTGATCATCATCTGATTGAAAATGATGAAACAAGGGACATCGAGGACATAATTTATATAAACCCGAGAAAATATGGAATAGATGCAAGCAAAGAGGGAAGTGCTTCATGCATTGCCTATGAGTTTGCAAAAGCAATAGACAAGAATAACATCGATTTATCACAGCTTGCGGTTGTTGGGATGATAGGTGATAAACAGAAATTTACAGGATTAAATAAAAAAATTGTTGAAGAGGGAATAGGTAATGGATTTATCAGTGAAAAAGAACAGTATTTGTTAAGAGGAGGGTGTATTAAGGAGATGATAGATAACTCAATTGACCCGTATTTTGTTTTTAATTCAACTCATTTCCTTAACTCAATATCAATAAAGCCGGAAAGCAAGTTAAATGATTTGAACGAGGAAGAAAGAAAGAGATTTTTCTCCGCATTGACATTAAAAATGATAGAGCAAAATGTTGAAGAAATAGAGTGGAAAAGAATACAATATTACGGGAAAGAGTATGGCAACCTTCATGATATGGCTTCAAAACTTGATGCTTGTGCAAGGCTAAATGAGGCAGGCGTTGGAATTGCCCTTTGCTTTAGGGATAAAAATGCTCAGGATAAAGCTAAAATGATTCAAGAAAAATACAGGGATGAAATAAGGAAAGAATTGAAAGAGATTGAGAAAAAAGAGGTTAATGAGATGAAAAACTTTTTATATATCTATGTAAATCATGCTCCCTTAGCGGGTGTGATTGCGGGATTATCCCTAAAATACATCCCAAAATTCAAAAAAGGAAAGCCAGTTGTTGCAATTGCGGTAAATGATGACGCAAGCATATCCGCGAGAGGAAATGATAGGATGGTTGAAAATGGTATAAATTTGGGAAAAGCCTTCAAAATCGCTGCTGAAAAAGTGGGGGGCATAGGCGGTGGCCACCAGATAGCTGCGGGCGCAAAGATAAAAAAAGAAAGGTTAAAGGAGTTTTTGGAGGAGCTGGATAAGGAGTTAGGATGAAAACGCTTGTTATATGTGAGAAAAATATAGCTGCAAGAAGAATTGCCCAAATCTTATCGGGAGGGAAGGCGAAAAGGGTTAATATCAATGGGATTCCATGTTATTGTTTT carries:
- a CDS encoding DHH family phosphoesterase → MNLEEEVKYAGDMVHRLKKDNIVRIIGHVDADGISSASIVAISLARLGYKFHISIKRTSPNLIDEISKGENALTIFVDIGTSYLKEMNKIKGDVIVLDHHLIENDETRDIEDIIYINPRKYGIDASKEGSASCIAYEFAKAIDKNNIDLSQLAVVGMIGDKQKFTGLNKKIVEEGIGNGFISEKEQYLLRGGCIKEMIDNSIDPYFVFNSTHFLNSISIKPESKLNDLNEEERKRFFSALTLKMIEQNVEEIEWKRIQYYGKEYGNLHDMASKLDACARLNEAGVGIALCFRDKNAQDKAKMIQEKYRDEIRKELKEIEKKEVNEMKNFLYIYVNHAPLAGVIAGLSLKYIPKFKKGKPVVAIAVNDDASISARGNDRMVENGINLGKAFKIAAEKVGGIGGGHQIAAGAKIKKERLKEFLEELDKELG